From the genome of Bacteroides sp., one region includes:
- a CDS encoding LysR family transcriptional regulator gives MARNYRQLKLNYKIWIETDSHISILGEGKWKLLKAIRETGSLKAAVESMGLSYRQTWTNLKKIEERLGFPILEKSRGGAEGGHTALTPQGEKIVDFFDKVYNEFEPSVKEIFSHLLAELNAIHKSR, from the coding sequence ATGGCAAGAAATTATCGTCAATTAAAGCTGAACTACAAGATCTGGATCGAAACCGATTCTCACATCAGCATTCTTGGCGAGGGGAAATGGAAACTCCTTAAGGCCATCCGGGAAACGGGCTCCCTGAAGGCGGCAGTGGAAAGCATGGGCCTATCCTATAGGCAGACCTGGACCAATTTAAAGAAGATCGAAGAGCGCCTGGGATTTCCCATCCTTGAAAAAAGTCGCGGGGGCGCAGAAGGCGGCCATACCGCCCTGACGCCCCAGGGAGAAAAGATCGTTGACTTTTTCGACAAGGTATACAATGAATTTGAGCCTTCCGTAAAGGAAATATTCAGCCACTTGCTGGCTGAACTCAATGCCATCCATAAATCCAGGTAA
- a CDS encoding bile acid:sodium symporter family protein, whose translation MKDNKFIFFLLLMVLLAYLFPEPGSPDSRIPLKTIGSIGISMIFFFYGLKLSREKIRSGLRNLRLHLLIQLSTFLLFPLIIMVFFPLMRNEYQHTLWLAVFFLAALPSTVSSSVVMVSLAKGNVPAAIFNASLSGIIGIAVTPLWMGLFMQSQQGDYDFTQIYLKLFLEIILPVALGLLLQPRWHALASKYSRQLTLFDKSVILLIVYKSFAESFYAGLFKDLGWGELGLLTALVIILFFVVYGTIYFLATLLQFNREDRITAVFCGTKKSLVHGTVFSNVLFGNAASAGIMLLPLMIFHAFQILTVSVIATRYGTQVEES comes from the coding sequence ATGAAAGACAACAAATTCATTTTCTTTCTTTTGCTGATGGTTTTGCTGGCTTATCTGTTCCCTGAGCCAGGGTCACCCGATAGCCGTATACCGCTCAAGACCATTGGCAGTATTGGCATTTCAATGATTTTCTTCTTTTACGGGTTAAAGCTCAGTCGGGAAAAGATTCGCAGTGGCCTGCGCAATTTACGCCTTCACCTGTTGATTCAGCTTTCCACTTTCCTGTTGTTTCCCCTGATCATTATGGTGTTTTTTCCCCTGATGCGGAATGAATACCAGCATACCCTCTGGCTTGCGGTGTTTTTTCTCGCTGCTTTGCCCAGCACCGTATCTTCTTCGGTGGTGATGGTATCCCTTGCCAAGGGGAATGTTCCGGCAGCCATTTTCAATGCCAGCCTGTCGGGAATCATCGGTATTGCAGTGACCCCGCTTTGGATGGGGCTTTTTATGCAGTCCCAGCAGGGTGATTATGACTTCACCCAGATCTACCTGAAGCTGTTTCTTGAGATCATCCTGCCGGTGGCTCTTGGCCTGCTGCTTCAGCCCCGATGGCACGCCTTGGCCAGTAAATATTCCCGCCAACTGACCCTATTCGATAAAAGTGTCATTTTACTGATTGTGTACAAGAGTTTTGCTGAATCCTTTTACGCCGGTCTCTTTAAGGATTTGGGATGGGGTGAACTGGGTTTGCTCACTGCTTTGGTGATTATTCTTTTCTTCGTGGTTTATGGTACCATCTACTTTTTGGCCACCTTATTGCAGTTTAACCGGGAGGACCGCATTACTGCTGTATTCTGCGGCACCAAAAAATCACTGGTGCATGGTACGGTATTCTCAAATGTTCTTTTTGGGAATGCAGCTTCAGCTGGGATCATGCTACTGCCTCTAATGATCTTTCACGCCTTCCAGATTCTGACTGTGAGTGTCATTGCAACACGGTATGGCACCCAAGTGGAGGAATCTTAG
- a CDS encoding SLC13 family permease, which translates to MTNQILVFASLGIALLLFAWGKIRHDFVALITLFLLIIAGITKPSEAFNGFGHPAVITVAAVLIIGKGLEYSGLIDLLGKWVKKIGSSLLLQILLLSLLVAIASAFMNNVGALAIMMPIAIHLARKSGNPPSYILMPIAFASLLGGMTTLIGTPPNIIIATFRAENYGEPFGMFSFTPVGLVIMIAGIAFITLIGWRLLPRRAAKKSEKELFDVDDYISEVEVPNDSDFAGKPISELYAKTTADVQLLGIVRDKKRIHAPSDDTLIFGKDILILESDADELESFLKDTKLKIVGDKKFRKDAEGSEKIAFAEAVVMADSILIGRTAADLHMRSRYGVNLLAVARREKNIRKRIDHVIFRSGDVLLFQGREHLLNDTITSIGCLPLAQRGLRLGYQTRIPLALGIFFTSIGLIIAGLLPVQVAFSMAALAMVLSGLLPVKEVYRSVDWPVIVLLGAMLPVGAALEATGGAALIASMILDLGGSIPNWAILTLILVITMFLSDIINNAATVVLMAPIAIGVAHGIGASIDPFLMAVAVGGSCAFLTPIGHQSNTLVMGPGGYKFTDYWRMGLPLEIIIVALGVPAIMYFWPL; encoded by the coding sequence ATGACAAATCAAATCCTTGTATTTGCAAGCCTGGGAATAGCACTTTTGCTCTTTGCGTGGGGAAAAATACGCCATGATTTTGTGGCCCTTATTACTTTGTTTTTGCTGATTATAGCTGGTATCACAAAACCTTCGGAGGCATTTAATGGTTTTGGGCATCCAGCAGTCATAACAGTAGCTGCAGTGCTCATAATTGGGAAGGGCCTGGAATATTCAGGGCTGATCGATCTGCTTGGGAAATGGGTCAAGAAGATTGGATCCAGTTTATTGTTGCAGATCCTATTGCTTTCCTTATTGGTTGCAATTGCCTCGGCCTTTATGAATAATGTTGGAGCTTTGGCCATCATGATGCCCATTGCAATTCATTTGGCCCGAAAAAGCGGCAACCCTCCTTCTTACATTCTTATGCCCATTGCCTTTGCATCCCTTCTGGGAGGCATGACGACTTTGATTGGGACACCCCCAAACATTATCATCGCCACTTTCCGGGCCGAAAATTATGGGGAGCCTTTTGGCATGTTCAGTTTTACACCTGTTGGCCTGGTCATTATGATTGCTGGCATCGCCTTTATTACGCTCATTGGCTGGAGATTGCTACCAAGAAGAGCTGCAAAAAAGTCGGAAAAAGAATTGTTTGATGTGGATGATTACATTTCAGAAGTGGAAGTACCCAATGATTCTGACTTTGCTGGTAAACCCATTTCAGAGCTGTATGCCAAAACAACTGCAGACGTGCAGCTTCTTGGTATTGTGCGCGATAAGAAACGCATCCACGCGCCAAGCGATGACACTTTAATCTTTGGAAAAGATATCCTTATTCTTGAATCAGATGCCGATGAACTGGAAAGCTTTTTAAAAGACACCAAGTTAAAAATTGTTGGTGACAAAAAATTCAGAAAAGACGCCGAAGGTTCGGAAAAAATTGCCTTTGCAGAGGCTGTTGTGATGGCTGACTCAATCCTTATTGGACGCACAGCAGCCGATTTACACATGCGAAGCAGATATGGAGTTAACCTGCTCGCCGTTGCCCGCAGAGAGAAAAATATCCGTAAGCGTATTGACCATGTGATTTTCCGCAGCGGTGATGTACTTTTGTTTCAGGGTCGCGAACATTTATTGAATGACACAATTACCTCAATCGGCTGCCTGCCTTTGGCACAAAGGGGTCTGCGATTGGGCTATCAAACCAGGATTCCATTAGCCCTTGGGATTTTCTTCACTTCCATTGGTCTTATCATTGCAGGATTGCTTCCGGTTCAGGTAGCTTTTTCTATGGCAGCATTAGCAATGGTTCTAAGTGGGTTGTTGCCTGTTAAGGAAGTTTACCGTAGCGTTGATTGGCCGGTGATTGTATTGCTTGGGGCTATGCTTCCTGTGGGAGCAGCCCTGGAGGCTACCGGAGGCGCTGCCCTGATTGCATCGATGATCCTGGATTTAGGCGGGAGCATTCCAAACTGGGCCATCCTGACCCTTATCCTGGTCATCACCATGTTTCTTTCCGACATCATTAACAATGCTGCCACTGTGGTCCTGATGGCCCCCATTGCCATTGGTGTAGCCCATGGAATCGGGGCATCTATTGATCCATTCCTTATGGCGGTCGCAGTGGGGGGATCCTGTGCATTCCTCACCCCTATCGGGCACCAGTCAAACACCCTGGTCATGGGCCCAGGCGGCTATAAATTCACCGATTACTGGCGCATGGGGCTTCCCCTGGAAATCATTATCGTGGCGCTGGGAGTTCCTGCCATTATGTATTTCTGGCCGCTCTAG
- the arcC gene encoding carbamate kinase, with protein sequence MKKLSVIAFGGNALLRGDQIGTIEEQEQNVYETCQNLVGLIKTGYDIVIGHGNGPQVGNVLLQHEAGHRIFGLPKQPIDFCVAETQGSIGFMIEQQLRNVMAEHGIKRNIVTLVTQVMVDKNDPAFQNPTKPVGPFYTLEEMEGLKAKQPEWVFHEDPRKRGWRRVVASPRPIGIPNWEAVEKLARTGTIVITVGGGGIPAYVDEKGKMIGIDAVIDKDLASSLLANKIKADEFRILTDVPNVFINFHKPGEQKLERVSIPEIKKHLADGQFTEGSMAPKVRACIEFVENGGKEAIITEASQLENPDAGTVIFG encoded by the coding sequence ATGAAAAAACTATCGGTAATAGCATTTGGAGGAAATGCCCTGCTGCGTGGCGACCAGATCGGTACTATTGAAGAGCAGGAGCAAAACGTTTATGAAACCTGCCAGAACCTGGTGGGGCTGATCAAAACTGGATATGATATTGTGATCGGACATGGCAACGGCCCCCAGGTGGGCAATGTCCTGTTGCAGCACGAAGCTGGCCATCGCATATTCGGCCTTCCTAAACAACCCATTGATTTTTGCGTTGCCGAGACCCAGGGCTCTATTGGTTTTATGATTGAGCAGCAGCTGCGGAATGTGATGGCCGAGCATGGCATTAAGCGAAACATCGTTACACTGGTGACACAGGTGATGGTCGACAAAAATGATCCTGCATTCCAGAACCCCACCAAACCCGTGGGTCCTTTTTATACGCTGGAAGAAATGGAAGGATTAAAAGCCAAGCAGCCCGAATGGGTTTTTCATGAAGATCCGCGCAAGCGTGGCTGGAGAAGGGTAGTGGCATCGCCAAGGCCTATTGGCATCCCGAATTGGGAAGCCGTGGAGAAGCTGGCCCGCACAGGCACCATTGTGATCACCGTGGGTGGAGGTGGTATCCCTGCATATGTCGACGAGAAAGGGAAGATGATCGGGATAGATGCCGTGATCGATAAAGATCTGGCATCTTCACTATTGGCCAATAAGATCAAAGCCGATGAGTTCCGCATCCTGACCGATGTGCCCAATGTGTTCATTAACTTTCACAAGCCTGGCGAACAGAAGCTTGAACGGGTATCCATCCCTGAAATTAAGAAACATCTGGCTGACGGGCAATTCACGGAAGGCAGTATGGCCCCCAAGGTCAGGGCTTGTATTGAATTTGTTGAAAACGGTGGCAAGGAAGCAATCATTACCGAGGCATCACAGCTGGAAAACCCGGATGCAGGAACCGTAATTTTCGGGTAA
- a CDS encoding ornithine carbamoyltransferase: MAYNLRNRSFLKLLDFNPKEIKFLLDLSLDLKKAKYGGYEQQRLSGKNIALIFEKDSTRTRCAFETAAYDQGARVTYLGPSGSQIGKKESMKDTARVLGRMYDGIEYRGFAQTTVEELAAYSGVPVWNGLTNEFHPTQILADFLTMMEHSDKPLHQIKFCYLGDARNNMGNSLLVGAAKVGMDFRAAAPRAVQPAEDLVAQCREIAKETGAKITITEDVAEAVKDCDFLYTDVWVSMGEPDHVWEERIKMLKPYQVNMDVIKKTGNPKVKFLHCLPAFHNRETTIGEQIFQKFGLDGMEVVEDVFESEHSVVFDQAENRLHTIKAVMVATLGS; this comes from the coding sequence ATGGCTTACAACCTTAGAAACAGAAGTTTTTTGAAGTTGCTCGATTTCAACCCCAAAGAGATTAAATTCTTGCTGGATCTTTCGCTTGATTTGAAAAAGGCCAAATACGGCGGTTATGAGCAACAGCGTCTTTCAGGCAAGAACATTGCCCTGATTTTCGAGAAGGACAGCACCCGCACACGTTGCGCTTTTGAAACGGCAGCCTACGATCAGGGTGCAAGGGTCACTTATCTTGGGCCCAGCGGTAGCCAGATCGGAAAAAAAGAATCGATGAAAGATACTGCCCGGGTATTGGGCCGTATGTACGACGGCATTGAATACCGTGGCTTTGCCCAGACCACCGTGGAAGAGCTGGCAGCTTATTCCGGCGTACCTGTATGGAACGGTCTCACCAATGAGTTCCACCCCACACAGATTCTGGCGGACTTCCTCACCATGATGGAACACAGCGACAAGCCCTTGCACCAGATCAAGTTCTGCTACCTGGGCGATGCCCGCAACAATATGGGCAACTCCTTGCTGGTAGGTGCAGCCAAGGTGGGAATGGACTTCCGCGCAGCTGCTCCCAGGGCCGTTCAGCCCGCTGAAGATCTGGTTGCACAATGCCGTGAGATTGCCAAGGAAACCGGTGCGAAGATCACCATCACTGAAGATGTTGCAGAAGCCGTTAAAGACTGTGATTTCCTTTATACTGACGTGTGGGTTTCAATGGGCGAACCAGATCATGTGTGGGAAGAACGCATCAAAATGCTGAAGCCTTACCAGGTGAATATGGATGTGATCAAGAAAACCGGAAATCCCAAGGTGAAGTTCCTCCACTGTCTGCCTGCATTCCATAACCGTGAAACCACCATTGGCGAACAGATTTTCCAGAAGTTCGGCCTCGATGGAATGGAAGTGGTTGAGGATGTGTTTGAATCAGAGCATTCAGTCGTATTTGACCAGGCCGAAAATCGACTGCATACCATAAAAGCTGTAATGGTGGCTACCCTTGGTAGCTGA
- a CDS encoding M56 family metallopeptidase: MSLVENLSHPLISALGWTLFHALWQILLIALLWRSALFIARRASASIRYNISLIALLSIPVICGFTFFRQYEIYQAASPIVSLEFTDGVYAASSTNNNYFYLVQKNYPGFLSGLDNITPFLVWFYFAGLLVLSFYTMASYARINQLKTRQISPIPKQLQLKAQSFKARMGLKRRVKIFQSSKVSVPMMVGLFKPVILLPLAMLSSLSTAQVESILLHELYHLRRNDHFVNMLQNILEILFFFHPATWWISHRLREERENCVDEWVVEFTSTPLTYAQALMTLEENRSTTMQPVVAATQSKTLLLTRIKNIMTMKTRNFNPGQKLAAFLVILTAVFSVAWINPGMSINYGQPGIDYDPDTSMVPYYSNIGSMAPQEEAPDTPPVLNTGTEEAKTSTDNTQPRRIYTEDGQVISWNELSEKDREKIQVAMTEVRLAMQEVNQELVEKFNSGEFQQQMLKVQQELIANRDVWRQAMGEANLDTNVYFNHEEFKKEMELAREEIKKAMEEVGREMEYIDSEEFRQEMEKAREEIRKAMEDVGREMEYFNSEEFRQEMGKAREEMKKAIEEGNIEMEYFNSEEFRREMETVREEIKKALKEVNREMEYFNSEEFHQQINSEEFRQQMEKVREEIRKAMEEIEREQKEKEAEGENNG, encoded by the coding sequence ATGAGCCTGGTTGAAAACTTATCCCATCCGCTGATCAGTGCCCTTGGGTGGACCCTGTTTCATGCCCTCTGGCAGATTTTGCTCATTGCCCTTTTGTGGCGCAGTGCACTATTTATTGCACGCAGAGCATCAGCCAGCATTCGTTACAACATAAGCCTGATCGCCCTATTAAGCATCCCGGTGATCTGTGGTTTCACATTTTTTCGTCAATACGAGATTTATCAGGCCGCCTCACCCATTGTTTCCCTCGAATTTACGGATGGTGTTTATGCGGCCTCCAGCACAAACAATAATTATTTTTACCTGGTTCAGAAAAACTACCCTGGTTTTCTTTCTGGGCTTGATAACATCACCCCTTTTCTGGTATGGTTTTATTTTGCCGGGTTACTGGTCCTTTCGTTTTACACCATGGCAAGCTATGCCCGAATAAACCAGTTAAAAACCCGACAAATCAGCCCTATACCTAAGCAATTGCAGCTAAAGGCACAGTCGTTCAAAGCGCGGATGGGCTTAAAGCGAAGGGTGAAAATCTTTCAAAGCAGCAAGGTCAGTGTGCCGATGATGGTAGGATTATTCAAACCAGTCATCCTCTTACCCCTGGCTATGCTCAGCTCACTAAGCACTGCGCAGGTTGAGAGCATCCTGCTGCATGAATTGTATCACCTAAGGCGTAACGACCATTTTGTAAACATGCTACAAAACATCCTGGAGATCCTGTTCTTTTTCCACCCGGCCACCTGGTGGATCAGCCACCGGCTTAGGGAAGAAAGGGAGAATTGTGTGGATGAATGGGTGGTGGAATTTACCTCCACCCCACTGACATATGCCCAGGCCCTGATGACACTTGAAGAAAACCGCAGCACGACTATGCAACCGGTCGTTGCTGCGACTCAATCCAAAACCCTTTTATTAACAAGAATTAAAAACATTATGACCATGAAAACAAGAAACTTCAACCCAGGCCAAAAACTGGCCGCATTTTTGGTAATCCTGACTGCTGTCTTTTCGGTGGCTTGGATCAACCCTGGAATGAGCATTAATTACGGACAGCCGGGTATCGATTATGATCCGGACACTTCCATGGTACCTTACTACAGCAACATTGGCAGCATGGCACCCCAGGAAGAAGCCCCCGACACCCCCCCTGTCCTGAACACAGGCACAGAAGAGGCTAAAACATCGACGGATAACACTCAACCACGAAGGATTTACACAGAGGATGGCCAAGTTATAAGTTGGAATGAACTTTCTGAAAAAGACCGGGAAAAGATTCAGGTCGCCATGACAGAAGTCAGGCTTGCCATGCAGGAAGTGAACCAGGAATTGGTTGAGAAATTCAATTCCGGGGAATTCCAGCAACAAATGTTAAAGGTCCAGCAAGAACTGATAGCCAACCGGGATGTCTGGCGCCAGGCCATGGGAGAGGCAAATCTGGATACTAACGTTTACTTTAACCACGAAGAATTTAAGAAAGAGATGGAGCTTGCCCGTGAGGAAATCAAAAAAGCCATGGAAGAGGTAGGGCGTGAAATGGAATATATCGACTCGGAGGAGTTCCGTCAAGAGATGGAGAAAGCCCGCGAGGAGATCAGGAAAGCCATGGAGGATGTAGGGCGTGAAATGGAATATTTCAACTCGGAAGAATTCAGGCAGGAGATGGGAAAAGCCCGTGAAGAAATGAAGAAAGCCATAGAAGAAGGAAATATTGAAATGGAGTATTTTAACTCTGAGGAGTTTCGTCGTGAAATGGAAACCGTTCGGGAAGAAATAAAAAAGGCCCTCAAAGAAGTTAATCGCGAGATGGAATATTTTAATTCGGAAGAATTCCACCAGCAAATAAACTCCGAAGAATTCCGCCAGCAAATGGAGAAAGTCCGCGAAGAGATCAGGAAAGCCATGGAAGAAATTGAACGTGAGCAAAAAGAGAAAGAAGCCGAAGGGGAAAATAACGGATAA
- a CDS encoding BlaI/MecI/CopY family transcriptional regulator, with product MTLEKKFQPTESELEILQVLWEKGEATVREVYEVLEQTRDIGYTTTLKTMQIMTEKGLLGRNTSSRTHVYIPLITRENTQRQFLNKMIDGLFHGSASRLVIGALDGSKLSTKELREIQDYLKQFENGEK from the coding sequence ATGACCCTTGAAAAGAAATTTCAACCAACAGAAAGTGAGCTGGAAATCCTGCAGGTGTTATGGGAAAAAGGAGAAGCTACCGTTCGGGAGGTGTATGAGGTGCTCGAGCAAACCCGTGACATTGGATATACCACCACACTGAAAACTATGCAAATCATGACTGAAAAGGGATTGCTTGGGCGCAACACCAGCAGCCGGACCCATGTTTATATCCCATTGATCACTCGTGAGAATACCCAACGGCAGTTTCTGAATAAAATGATCGACGGCCTTTTCCATGGGTCTGCCAGTCGCCTTGTGATTGGGGCGCTAGACGGAAGCAAGTTATCTACGAAAGAATTACGAGAAATACAAGACTATTTGAAGCAATTTGAAAACGGTGAAAAATGA
- a CDS encoding secondary thiamine-phosphate synthase enzyme YjbQ, translated as MIKQIEMQLPGYPRGFHLITRHIVNALDTMPETGLLNVFIHHTSAGLCINENADPSVMDDLETTFNHIVPEGLPFLTHTLEGDDDMPAHVKSALTGVSLTIPISGGRLKLGTWQGICLAEFRNHGGPRRLTLTVYS; from the coding sequence ATGATCAAGCAAATAGAAATGCAGCTTCCTGGATATCCCAGGGGCTTTCATCTGATTACCCGCCATATTGTCAATGCCCTTGACACGATGCCTGAAACCGGCTTGCTCAATGTTTTTATCCACCATACTTCTGCAGGCCTTTGTATCAATGAAAATGCCGACCCTTCCGTAATGGATGACCTGGAGACCACTTTTAATCATATCGTACCCGAAGGTTTGCCTTTCCTTACCCATACGTTGGAAGGCGATGACGATATGCCCGCTCATGTGAAGTCGGCCCTAACCGGGGTATCCCTGACCATCCCCATCAGCGGCGGACGCCTGAAGCTTGGCACCTGGCAGGGCATCTGCCTTGCTGAATTCCGCAATCACGGTGGCCCGCGACGGCTGACCCTGACCGTTTACAGTTAA
- a CDS encoding cation-translocating P-type ATPase, translated as MAEQLFKNIELKVEGMSCTNCALGIKKSLEKEGFANVSADFTTDTVRFELPDEGRLPLAVRRIESLGYSVVRPKEGEEKKKDGLSSIEKKFWFSLIFTVPLILAMFIPVPILHNDLFQLALTLPVFAVGSWHFGRSAFNSLRAGVTNMDVLIFLGSSAAFVYSLIGTINGLGHDYMFYETSASIITIVLLGNMLEHRSVKKTTSAVDELVRLQKNTAKRIVMGGNGSGEVIEEVDASLIETGQQVLVNSGDKVPVDGEIYWGHGSIDEGMISGESLPVDKSEGDKVVGGTILVSGNIKVRTTATGKDTVLSQIIEMVRNAQQDKPKLQNLADKISAIFVPTVVVLALLTMGGWLIFSDLPFRDALMRGVAVLVIACPCALGLAIPTAVVVGLGRLAKNGILVKGGASIDKFAGIETIVFDKTGTLTTGKFSVKKMETFGISQKEAAIILYSLEKHSSHPIAEALVAHFGNNGEIAFSSVKEEKGLGMKATAEDGTTFQAGSYAIAAGVTEEDEHNVYLLVNDKLAAWIDIEDEIKPGAAEVIRTLKEKGVHPVLLSGDRRKRCEEVASALGIEEIYAEQLPDQKLEVITALSKKARVGMVGDGINDAPALARADVGISMSDATQVAVKSAEVVLLKGNLDLLARAFTGSRTTLRTIKENLFWAFFYNVAAIPLAMAGLLTPIVAAAAMAFSDIVVVGNSLRLKKRKLK; from the coding sequence ATGGCTGAACAACTTTTTAAAAATATCGAACTGAAGGTCGAAGGCATGAGCTGCACCAATTGTGCCCTCGGAATCAAGAAGTCTCTTGAGAAGGAAGGCTTTGCCAATGTGTCGGCCGATTTCACCACCGATACCGTCCGCTTTGAACTCCCTGATGAAGGCCGGTTGCCGCTGGCAGTCAGAAGGATTGAATCATTGGGCTACTCTGTGGTGCGCCCAAAGGAAGGAGAAGAAAAGAAAAAAGACGGACTTTCCTCTATTGAAAAAAAATTCTGGTTCAGCCTTATTTTTACCGTACCACTGATCTTGGCGATGTTCATCCCTGTGCCTATCCTGCACAATGACTTGTTTCAACTTGCCCTCACTCTTCCGGTTTTTGCCGTGGGGTCCTGGCATTTCGGGCGAAGTGCCTTCAATAGCCTGCGTGCAGGCGTGACCAATATGGATGTGCTGATATTCCTTGGAAGTAGCGCTGCATTTGTGTACAGCCTGATCGGGACCATTAACGGCCTTGGCCACGATTATATGTTTTACGAAACTTCGGCATCCATCATTACCATTGTACTTTTGGGTAATATGCTCGAACATCGCTCGGTAAAGAAAACCACAAGTGCAGTGGATGAACTGGTGCGCCTGCAAAAAAACACCGCTAAGCGCATCGTTATGGGTGGCAACGGATCCGGGGAAGTGATAGAAGAAGTGGATGCTTCGCTCATTGAGACCGGACAGCAAGTGCTGGTCAACTCAGGCGATAAGGTTCCGGTGGATGGGGAGATTTACTGGGGTCACGGAAGTATTGACGAAGGGATGATTTCGGGTGAGAGCCTTCCCGTGGATAAGTCGGAAGGGGACAAGGTGGTGGGAGGAACCATCCTGGTGTCAGGAAACATCAAGGTCAGAACCACCGCCACCGGTAAGGACACGGTGCTTTCGCAGATCATCGAAATGGTGCGCAATGCCCAGCAGGACAAGCCAAAATTGCAGAACCTCGCCGACAAGATCAGCGCCATTTTTGTTCCCACCGTCGTTGTGCTTGCCCTGTTGACCATGGGAGGATGGCTGATTTTCAGCGACCTGCCTTTCCGTGATGCCCTGATGCGTGGCGTAGCTGTCCTGGTCATTGCTTGTCCCTGTGCCCTCGGACTGGCCATACCTACTGCAGTCGTAGTAGGTTTGGGGCGACTGGCAAAAAACGGGATCCTTGTGAAGGGGGGGGCATCCATTGATAAGTTTGCCGGAATAGAAACAATCGTTTTTGACAAGACGGGTACCCTTACCACCGGGAAATTCTCTGTTAAGAAAATGGAAACTTTTGGCATCAGCCAAAAGGAAGCAGCCATAATTCTGTACAGCCTTGAGAAGCATTCCTCACATCCCATTGCAGAAGCCCTGGTGGCGCATTTTGGTAACAATGGTGAGATCGCCTTTTCATCGGTTAAAGAGGAGAAAGGGCTTGGAATGAAAGCCACCGCTGAGGATGGCACCACCTTCCAGGCCGGATCCTATGCCATTGCCGCCGGTGTCACCGAAGAGGATGAACACAACGTTTACCTGCTGGTCAATGATAAACTTGCAGCCTGGATTGATATTGAGGATGAGATCAAACCGGGTGCCGCCGAAGTCATTCGGACCCTCAAGGAAAAAGGTGTACATCCCGTATTGCTCAGTGGCGACCGCCGCAAGCGATGCGAAGAAGTAGCCAGTGCTTTGGGTATCGAAGAAATCTATGCCGAGCAACTGCCCGACCAGAAACTGGAGGTCATCACGGCCTTATCCAAAAAAGCACGCGTGGGAATGGTTGGTGATGGTATCAACGATGCCCCGGCCCTGGCGCGCGCTGATGTGGGTATCAGTATGAGCGATGCCACACAGGTGGCTGTGAAATCGGCCGAGGTGGTGCTGCTTAAGGGCAACCTCGACCTGCTGGCCCGTGCTTTTACAGGTTCGCGAACCACCTTGCGGACCATAAAGGAAAACCTGTTCTGGGCTTTCTTCTACAATGTAGCTGCTATCCCGCTTGCCATGGCCGGGTTGCTCACACCCATCGTGGCTGCGGCTGCCATGGCCTTCTCCGATATTGTGGTTGTGGGGAACTCCCTTCGTTTAAAGAAGCGTAAGCTTAAATAA